One window of Mangrovibacterium diazotrophicum genomic DNA carries:
- a CDS encoding ATP-binding protein → MAHSPEEKYKAIKERMLVSLNFEAELLDAYQTTGLPEKNATIYPEYSAQLSALLSSNLNTMQLSSFMSAFNNMEELRASFDSYVETKKEKQALERFYSIEGDRIPVRVRKLGKRFALKMGWLFTGFANLFRKEKKGKEFWSHEIPELALAEHVFMNRFCEDLLPFLDQLLQNREIRIRQFYVLDRELEQFQLLGEEHEGFTETVEQLKEDLEIDRKEIETFFEKESVELEKQFNSLSQIAGTFEFPLRKLKPAKLAKRAKEVTGRLDRVLNEQLMVFFAIGEHWRLKLHNRDLIFKLKDQSQEQGSVLLDLINNELKPAFVNLKKDLNAFATEDVSTWEDRKKVLEIRSFVKQRMPELIQLVFQSKLTSQIDRPVNELEQAIEAGPELHQFAAPVFDGKKISRKSFDPVKTRELLKGSVLSPLKVEFTEERKKFMSLVQKLNTSLEEIQYAANYSVDFYFSQKRDENAPGEFAESLKRSVKKADENLSYLGAMQELITETFSRMTQVFAEQVLQYFEPHRLHQSEKINQRREFISRRKAQIRDFWKQTVKYSIHYFKKGKELYSAWTSKYFNLRNLLGISYEKAPISAELANYLSETKQAIRRLPLMYQKLFENVPLKEERFYIARRIEIQRLNDAFENWKAGRFSPVCVVGEQGSGITTILNFFAKSTAKELSVTRLEVVQNITEEEQLLKLLSKAFPSITFNSVGELIAEIQEMDETRVIVLENIHNLFIRSSGNFRNLHHLFKLISQTNGKVFWLTSCYIYSWKLLDFTNDIAGYFAYVIEFSPMNLEQLRDAILKRHQVSGFSLTYLEPENFAPKKTYQKMSDEDKQLFLKNMFFEELGQYAQSNLSLAFIFWLRAIQKVEDGEIFIQQKRVNFSFLNSLKTPELTTLHAILIHGGLDLNAHSQIFRCSAESSFQKLMVLTDDGLLELRDDIYFINPLVYRMLVSQLKSLNFIY, encoded by the coding sequence ATGGCGCATTCTCCCGAGGAAAAGTACAAGGCTATAAAAGAGCGGATGCTCGTTTCGCTGAATTTTGAGGCGGAATTACTTGACGCATATCAGACTACAGGATTGCCTGAAAAAAATGCGACGATTTATCCGGAGTATTCAGCTCAGTTGTCTGCATTACTGAGCAGCAACCTGAATACGATGCAGCTGAGTTCGTTTATGTCGGCCTTCAATAACATGGAGGAGCTCCGCGCGAGTTTCGATAGCTATGTCGAGACCAAAAAGGAGAAGCAAGCGCTGGAACGCTTTTACTCGATTGAGGGCGATCGTATTCCTGTTCGGGTGCGTAAGCTGGGCAAGCGCTTTGCACTCAAAATGGGTTGGCTATTCACGGGTTTTGCCAATCTGTTCCGAAAGGAGAAAAAGGGAAAGGAGTTCTGGTCGCACGAAATTCCGGAGCTGGCACTTGCCGAACATGTTTTTATGAACCGGTTTTGCGAAGATCTGCTTCCGTTTTTAGATCAGCTGCTGCAAAATCGCGAGATTCGAATTCGGCAGTTTTATGTGCTCGACCGAGAGTTGGAGCAATTCCAGTTATTGGGTGAAGAGCATGAAGGCTTTACGGAAACAGTGGAGCAGTTGAAAGAAGATCTGGAGATTGACCGAAAAGAAATCGAAACCTTCTTCGAGAAGGAGTCCGTCGAATTGGAAAAGCAATTTAATTCGCTAAGCCAAATTGCCGGGACCTTCGAGTTTCCATTGCGAAAATTGAAGCCGGCTAAGTTGGCAAAAAGAGCCAAAGAAGTGACCGGTCGGCTGGATCGGGTGCTCAATGAGCAATTGATGGTGTTTTTTGCCATTGGCGAACACTGGCGACTCAAGTTGCATAACCGCGATCTCATTTTTAAACTGAAAGATCAATCGCAGGAGCAGGGCTCTGTTCTTTTGGATTTGATCAATAACGAACTAAAGCCGGCTTTTGTCAACCTGAAGAAAGATCTGAACGCCTTCGCTACTGAAGATGTCAGTACTTGGGAGGATCGCAAAAAAGTGCTCGAGATCAGATCCTTCGTTAAGCAGCGGATGCCGGAGCTGATTCAGTTGGTGTTTCAATCCAAATTGACCAGCCAGATCGATCGGCCGGTTAACGAGTTGGAACAGGCGATTGAAGCCGGTCCCGAGTTGCACCAATTTGCAGCTCCCGTTTTCGACGGCAAGAAGATCAGCCGGAAATCCTTTGATCCGGTGAAGACCCGCGAACTTTTGAAAGGAAGTGTTCTGAGCCCCTTGAAAGTGGAGTTTACCGAAGAACGAAAGAAATTTATGAGCCTGGTGCAGAAGCTGAACACCAGCCTCGAAGAAATTCAATATGCCGCGAACTACAGCGTAGATTTCTATTTTTCGCAGAAACGCGATGAGAACGCACCGGGCGAATTTGCTGAAAGCCTGAAGAGGAGTGTTAAAAAGGCCGACGAAAACCTTAGTTACCTGGGAGCGATGCAGGAACTGATTACGGAAACTTTCTCTCGGATGACTCAGGTTTTTGCCGAACAGGTTTTGCAGTATTTCGAGCCACACCGCCTGCATCAGTCCGAAAAGATTAACCAGCGCCGCGAGTTCATTTCGCGCCGGAAAGCACAAATCCGCGATTTCTGGAAGCAGACCGTCAAGTATTCAATTCACTACTTTAAAAAAGGCAAGGAACTCTATTCGGCCTGGACCAGTAAATATTTCAACCTTCGTAATCTGCTGGGCATTTCGTACGAGAAAGCGCCGATCAGCGCTGAGTTGGCCAACTACCTGTCTGAAACCAAGCAGGCCATCCGCCGTTTGCCGCTGATGTACCAAAAGTTGTTCGAGAACGTGCCGCTCAAAGAAGAGCGTTTCTACATCGCGCGCCGCATTGAGATACAGCGGCTGAACGACGCTTTCGAAAACTGGAAAGCCGGGCGGTTTTCGCCGGTCTGTGTTGTCGGGGAGCAGGGGAGCGGGATTACCACGATTCTGAATTTCTTCGCTAAATCAACAGCCAAAGAACTTTCGGTAACCCGTTTGGAGGTTGTTCAGAACATTACAGAAGAAGAACAATTGCTAAAACTGCTCTCAAAGGCTTTTCCCTCAATCACCTTTAACTCGGTGGGCGAGCTGATTGCCGAAATTCAGGAAATGGACGAAACACGTGTCATTGTCCTCGAAAACATTCATAACCTGTTTATCCGAAGCAGCGGTAATTTTAGGAACCTGCACCACTTATTTAAACTGATTAGCCAGACGAACGGTAAGGTTTTCTGGTTGACCAGCTGTTACATTTACAGCTGGAAATTGCTCGATTTCACCAACGATATTGCTGGTTATTTTGCTTACGTTATCGAATTTAGCCCGATGAATCTCGAGCAATTGCGCGATGCGATTTTGAAACGCCACCAGGTGAGTGGATTCTCATTGACCTACCTGGAACCTGAGAATTTTGCACCCAAAAAGACTTACCAGAAAATGAGCGACGAAGACAAGCAGCTTTTTCTGAAAAACATGTTTTTTGAAGAGCTGGGACAATATGCGCAGTCGAACCTCAGCCTGGCGTTTATCTTTTGGTTGAGGGCCATTCAAAAGGTGGAAGACGGCGAAATCTTCATTCAGCAAAAACGTGTGAACTTTAGTTTCCTCAACTCGCTGAAGACCCCGGAACTGACCACGCTCCACGCTATCTTGATTCATGGGGGACTGGATTTGAATGCACACAGCCAAATCTTCCGTTGCAGTGCCGAGAGTAGTTTTCAAAAGCTGATGGTGCTGACCGACGACGGCTTGCTGGAGTTGCGCGACGACATTTACTTCATCAACCCCTTGGTTTACCGAATGCTGGTTAGTCAGCTCAAATCGTTGAATTTTATCTATTAG
- the sucD gene encoding succinate--CoA ligase subunit alpha: protein MSILVNKDTKLVVQGITGRDGQFHAGRMKAYGTQVVAGTSPGKGGTIVEGIPVFDTVEEAVKATGANASIIFVPAPFAADAILEASYAGVDLVICISEGVPILDMIRVTPIIKKNGTKLIGPNCPGLITPDEALIGISPAMIFKRGNIGLMSRSGTLTYEVVNMLTENNMGQSTVVGIGGDPVAGLYYIDLLEMYENDPETEAIVLIGEIGGDAEEQAAEYIAKHVTKPVVSFIAGQTAPPGKRMGHAGAIISSGSGTAEDKIKAFAKAGVPVAKEPSEIPGLLKEKMAKASV, encoded by the coding sequence ATGAGTATACTCGTTAATAAAGATACAAAGCTGGTGGTTCAGGGAATCACTGGTCGCGATGGCCAATTTCACGCCGGCCGAATGAAAGCATACGGAACACAGGTTGTAGCAGGTACGTCACCGGGTAAAGGCGGCACAATAGTCGAAGGTATTCCTGTTTTCGATACGGTTGAGGAAGCTGTAAAAGCAACAGGAGCCAACGCATCAATCATTTTTGTACCCGCTCCGTTTGCTGCTGATGCGATTCTCGAAGCGTCGTATGCAGGGGTTGACCTGGTAATTTGTATTTCAGAAGGGGTGCCAATTTTGGATATGATCCGTGTGACGCCAATTATTAAAAAGAACGGTACCAAACTCATCGGGCCAAACTGCCCGGGGCTGATTACGCCGGATGAAGCATTGATCGGAATTTCTCCGGCCATGATCTTCAAAAGAGGGAATATTGGTTTGATGTCGCGTAGTGGTACCTTGACCTATGAAGTGGTAAACATGTTGACCGAAAACAACATGGGACAAAGTACCGTTGTTGGTATTGGTGGCGATCCGGTTGCCGGATTGTACTACATCGACCTGCTGGAGATGTATGAAAATGACCCGGAAACAGAAGCAATTGTCTTGATTGGCGAAATTGGTGGCGACGCTGAAGAACAGGCTGCAGAATACATTGCCAAGCATGTAACCAAGCCGGTTGTGTCGTTCATCGCTGGTCAAACAGCTCCTCCCGGAAAACGCATGGGCCACGCCGGTGCGATCATTTCCAGCGGCTCGGGAACGGCTGAAGACAAGATTAAAGCATTTGCAAAAGCTGGTGTTCCGGTGGCAAAAGAACCATCTGAAATTCCAGGCTTGTTAAAGGAAAAAATGGCGAAAGCTTCCGTTTAG
- the sucC gene encoding ADP-forming succinate--CoA ligase subunit beta — MNIHEYQARAIFKKYGIPVPNSVLCHTVEEVKEAMASIDHLVVVKAQVLVGGRGKAGGVKLAKTKDEAVKAAEQILGMDIKGFTVEKVLVADAADIAKEYYVGLVSDRNSKSVTLMVSAEGGVEIEEVAKNTPELIYKFNIDPMTGLLDFQARNIALKLFKDVKLARKAADIFQKLYQIYLDTDSTLAEINPLVVTPDNDILAIDGKMNFDDNALYRQPELLAIREVDEDEQKEIDAKEKGLSYIKLDGNIGCMVNGAGLAMATMDMIKLYGGSPANFLDIGGSSNPQKVVDAMNILLSDKNVEAMMINIFGGITRCDDVARGLITALDIIKPKIPIVVRLSGTNAAEGLAILKATGLPTVSTMSEAAQKAIELSKK; from the coding sequence ATGAACATACACGAGTATCAAGCCAGAGCCATCTTCAAGAAATATGGCATTCCTGTACCCAATTCAGTATTGTGCCATACGGTTGAGGAAGTAAAAGAAGCAATGGCAAGTATCGATCACCTGGTGGTGGTAAAAGCCCAGGTTTTAGTTGGCGGACGTGGTAAAGCCGGTGGTGTGAAACTGGCGAAAACAAAAGACGAAGCCGTAAAAGCAGCCGAACAAATCCTAGGAATGGATATTAAAGGCTTCACAGTTGAAAAAGTGCTTGTTGCCGATGCAGCCGACATAGCCAAAGAGTACTATGTGGGCTTGGTGAGCGACCGCAACTCCAAGTCGGTTACCCTGATGGTGAGTGCCGAAGGCGGTGTCGAAATCGAGGAAGTGGCGAAAAACACGCCCGAGTTGATCTACAAGTTCAACATCGATCCGATGACCGGCCTGCTGGACTTCCAGGCTCGCAACATTGCCCTGAAGTTGTTCAAAGATGTGAAGCTGGCCCGTAAAGCAGCTGATATTTTCCAAAAGTTGTACCAGATCTACCTGGATACGGACTCTACACTAGCTGAAATTAACCCATTGGTGGTAACGCCTGATAACGACATTTTAGCCATCGACGGCAAAATGAACTTCGATGACAACGCGCTGTATCGTCAACCGGAGCTGTTGGCTATTCGCGAAGTCGACGAGGACGAACAAAAGGAAATTGACGCCAAAGAAAAAGGCCTTTCTTACATCAAACTGGATGGAAACATTGGTTGTATGGTGAACGGTGCCGGTTTGGCGATGGCAACCATGGATATGATCAAGTTGTATGGTGGAAGCCCGGCAAACTTCCTCGATATCGGTGGTAGTTCGAATCCGCAAAAAGTGGTTGATGCCATGAATATTTTGCTTTCGGATAAAAACGTGGAAGCGATGATGATCAATATCTTCGGTGGAATCACCCGTTGCGATGATGTTGCCCGTGGTTTGATCACAGCCCTTGACATTATTAAACCAAAAATCCCAATTGTTGTGCGCCTTTCAGGTACCAATGCAGCCGAAGGTTTAGCTATTTTGAAAGCAACCGGCTTGCCAACGGTATCAACTATGAGCGAAGCGGCTCAGAAAGCAATTGAGTTAAGTAAGAAGTAG
- a CDS encoding SIS domain-containing protein: protein MINEVQRLINHEAEAIQNIPVSDQYERAIELIEKHVHQLHGKLVASGMGKAGQIALNIATTFSSTGTPAVFLHPSDAQHGDLGVIQPNDVLLLISNSGKTREILELVDLADNLWPNLPIIVITGNPDGELCKMANVTLFTGNPAEVCTLGLTPSTSTTTMTVIGDILVVLMMKRIGFTNAEYAKRHHGGYLGDKSRRQARLTPDQLSK from the coding sequence ATGATCAACGAAGTACAACGATTAATAAACCATGAGGCGGAAGCCATTCAAAACATACCGGTAAGTGATCAGTATGAGCGCGCCATTGAACTGATTGAGAAGCATGTCCATCAGTTACATGGAAAGCTGGTAGCCAGCGGAATGGGGAAAGCAGGACAAATTGCTTTAAACATCGCCACCACGTTCAGTTCAACCGGAACCCCGGCTGTTTTTCTGCACCCGAGCGATGCCCAGCACGGTGATTTGGGTGTTATTCAACCCAACGACGTGTTATTGCTGATCTCCAACTCAGGCAAAACACGCGAAATTCTGGAGCTAGTCGATCTGGCCGACAACCTGTGGCCGAACCTGCCGATCATTGTGATTACCGGAAACCCGGACGGCGAATTGTGCAAAATGGCCAATGTAACCTTGTTCACCGGAAACCCTGCTGAAGTATGCACCCTCGGCCTCACTCCAAGTACGTCAACGACAACGATGACCGTTATTGGCGATATCCTGGTTGTACTGATGATGAAACGCATTGGCTTCACCAATGCGGAATATGCCAAACGTCACCATGGCGGTTATTTGGGTGACAAATCGCGCCGCCAGGCCCGGCTGACACCTGACCAGTTATCGAAGTAA
- a CDS encoding isochorismatase family protein: MRINRENTVGLVIDMQERLVPAMEGQEELLHNCQILINGLQELGLPLLVTQQYSKGLGETIEPIRSIIKDFKTIEKKDFSCCDDANFAAELEKLHATNIIICGIESHVCVLQTALDLKEAGLNPVIVMDCVSSRSFDNIDLAAERFRFEGIMMTSYESILFELTRTASAPEFKAISNLVK; encoded by the coding sequence ATGCGAATTAACAGAGAAAATACGGTTGGTTTAGTGATCGACATGCAGGAGCGCCTGGTACCCGCGATGGAAGGACAGGAAGAATTGCTGCACAATTGTCAGATTCTGATCAACGGTCTGCAGGAATTGGGACTCCCGCTACTGGTTACACAGCAGTACAGCAAAGGATTAGGCGAAACAATAGAGCCGATCCGGAGCATTATCAAAGACTTTAAAACCATCGAGAAAAAAGATTTTAGCTGTTGCGATGACGCTAACTTTGCCGCTGAATTGGAGAAGCTGCACGCAACAAATATTATCATCTGTGGTATTGAGAGCCACGTGTGTGTACTTCAAACAGCACTCGATTTAAAAGAAGCCGGCCTGAACCCGGTGATTGTCATGGACTGCGTATCATCACGCTCTTTCGACAACATCGATCTGGCAGCAGAGCGCTTCCGCTTTGAAGGCATCATGATGACTTCATACGAATCCATTTTATTCGAATTGACAAGAACAGCTTCGGCTCCTGAGTTCAAAGCAATCTCGAATTTGGTGAAATAA